Proteins from one Juglans microcarpa x Juglans regia isolate MS1-56 chromosome 6S, Jm3101_v1.0, whole genome shotgun sequence genomic window:
- the LOC121236446 gene encoding high-affinity nitrate transporter 3.2-like: protein MEPKRCGITILGSLLLFFCMAATCYGIVLFSSLSRTLEVTASFKQGQVLKAGVDKITLTWGLNQSLAAGTDSAYKTIKVKLCYSPVSQVDRAWRKTVDNLAKDKTCQFKIVSRPYDKRNQTFEWTVERDVPSGTYFIRAYAYNSDDVEVAYGQTTDAKKTTNLFDVQAISGRHASLDIASVCFSAFAVLSLLGFFIAEKRRAKLSERK from the exons ATGGAGCCAAAACGTTGTGGAATAACTATCTTAGGTTcacttcttctcttcttttgcaTGGCAGCAACTTGTTATGGAATtgttctcttctcttctctgtcAAGAACCCTGGAAGTCACTGCTTCATTCAAACAAGGGCAAG TTCTGAAAGCTGGTGTTGATAAAATTACCTTAACATGGGGTCTGAACCAGAGCCTAGCAGCTGGTACGGACTCCGCCTACAAGACCATAAAAGTCAAGCTATGCTACTCGCCCGTCAGCCAGGTTGACCGCGCGTGGAGGAAGACAGTAGACAACCTAGCCAAAGACAAGACATGTCAGTTCAAGATCGTTTCTAGGCCGTACGATAAGCGGAACCAGACCTTTGAGTGGACGGTGGAGCGTGACGTGCCCTCGGGTACGTACTTCATACGTGCCTATGCCTACAACTCCGACGACGTCGAGGTGGCTTACGGTCAAACAACCGATGCCAAAAAGACCACTAATTTGTTTGATGTGCAGGCAATCAGTGGCCGCCACGCGTCGCTGGATATTGCCTCGGTCTGTTTCAGTGCTTTCGCGGTTCTGTCCTTGCTTGGGTTCTTTATTGCCGAGAAGAGAAGGGCAAAACTGTCTGAACGGAAGTGA